The following are encoded together in the Gordonia insulae genome:
- a CDS encoding SRPBCC family protein, whose translation MAEATVTRIESGAHKVSRRVVVNAPAAEIFSLIANPHRHPEIDGSGTVRDTPVKGPDALSLGARFSVGMKQYGVPYKITSTVTDFQDGRVVEWQHPMGHRWRWELNETSPTATEVTETFDYSTIKVPKIIEILGYDKKNGEGIEGTLRALAARFA comes from the coding sequence ATGGCAGAAGCAACCGTCACAAGGATCGAGTCCGGCGCGCACAAGGTATCTCGGCGGGTCGTCGTGAACGCTCCCGCCGCAGAGATCTTCAGCCTGATCGCCAACCCGCATCGGCATCCCGAGATCGACGGGTCGGGCACCGTGCGCGACACACCGGTGAAGGGGCCAGACGCGCTGAGCCTGGGTGCGAGGTTCAGCGTCGGGATGAAGCAGTACGGCGTGCCCTACAAGATCACCTCCACGGTGACCGATTTCCAGGACGGCAGAGTCGTCGAATGGCAGCACCCGATGGGTCACCGCTGGCGCTGGGAACTGAACGAGACCTCGCCGACGGCGACCGAGGTCACCGAGACCTTCGACTACTCGACCATCAAGGTGCCCAAGATCATCGAGATCCTCGGCTACGACAAGAAGAACGGTGAGGGGATCGAGGGCACGCTGCGAGCGCTGGCTGCGCGGTTCGCCTGA
- a CDS encoding MFS transporter — MAQAHRGQAMLIWLVALSVYFVAVLHRSSLAVAGLLAAERFEITASQLSTFVVLQLLIYALMQVPVGLMVDRFGPRRVLLAGTLILTSAQLSFAFADTYAWALSSRFFVGVGDAMTFVCVLRLVNSWFPARRIPLMTQLTGVLGQLGAVAAAVPMTWALSSWGWTHAYLATSLCGAVLLVATLVVVRDSVESRSTSGPLLGMSGIKDSLAASWEHPGTRLGFWMHFSTQFSATVLGLLWGYPFFVQGEGLSPEAAGLLLTIMVLSIMAFGPAFAWLITRWPWHRSTLVLLVIASIATMWAVVLAWPGTAPFWLLVVLVVVCGMGGPASMVGFDLGRTSNPVFRVSTATGIINQGGFLASLTTVALIGILLDWRTPDDAAGYPAAAFTWAMSAQFLLWGLGATQIWRYRRKGRNRLLRDDPDLWSRQSGRPIPGGW, encoded by the coding sequence ATGGCGCAAGCACATCGCGGCCAGGCGATGCTGATCTGGCTCGTGGCGCTGTCGGTGTACTTCGTGGCGGTCCTGCATCGGTCGTCGCTCGCGGTGGCCGGACTCCTGGCGGCGGAGCGTTTCGAGATCACCGCCTCGCAGCTGTCGACGTTCGTGGTGCTGCAGTTGCTGATCTATGCACTCATGCAGGTGCCGGTCGGGTTGATGGTCGATCGGTTCGGCCCACGACGGGTGTTGCTGGCCGGCACCCTCATCCTGACGTCGGCGCAGCTCAGCTTCGCATTCGCGGACACCTATGCATGGGCGCTCTCGTCGCGATTCTTCGTCGGAGTCGGCGATGCGATGACGTTCGTGTGCGTCCTTCGCCTGGTGAACTCCTGGTTCCCGGCCCGCCGCATCCCGCTGATGACCCAGCTGACCGGAGTGCTGGGACAGCTCGGCGCCGTCGCCGCGGCAGTCCCGATGACCTGGGCGCTGTCGTCGTGGGGATGGACACACGCGTACCTGGCGACCAGCCTGTGCGGCGCCGTGCTGCTCGTCGCAACCCTGGTGGTGGTGCGCGACTCCGTCGAATCACGATCGACCTCGGGTCCGTTGTTGGGAATGTCCGGGATCAAGGACAGCCTGGCCGCGTCGTGGGAGCATCCGGGCACACGACTGGGCTTCTGGATGCACTTCTCCACGCAGTTCAGTGCCACGGTGCTCGGTCTGCTGTGGGGGTATCCGTTCTTCGTGCAGGGCGAGGGACTCAGCCCGGAGGCGGCGGGTCTCCTGCTCACGATCATGGTGCTCTCGATCATGGCGTTCGGTCCCGCGTTCGCGTGGCTGATCACCCGCTGGCCGTGGCATCGGTCGACACTCGTGCTGCTGGTGATCGCCTCGATCGCGACGATGTGGGCGGTGGTGCTGGCCTGGCCGGGGACGGCGCCGTTCTGGCTGCTCGTCGTGCTGGTGGTGGTCTGCGGCATGGGCGGTCCCGCATCGATGGTCGGTTTCGACCTCGGACGCACATCGAATCCGGTGTTCCGGGTGAGCACCGCGACCGGGATCATCAATCAGGGCGGATTCCTCGCCAGTCTGACCACGGTGGCGCTGATCGGCATCCTTCTCGACTGGCGCACTCCCGACGACGCCGCGGGCTACCCGGCAGCGGCATTCACCTGGGCGATGTCGGCGCAGTTCCTCCTGTGGGGACTCGGCGCGACGCAGATCTGGCGGTACCGCCGTAAAGGGCGCAATCGTCTTCTCCGCGACGACCCCGATCTCTGGTCACGACAGTCAGGACGGCCGATCCCGGGCGGGTGGTGA
- a CDS encoding nitronate monooxygenase, with protein sequence MHTPICDELGIEFPIFAFTHCRDVVVAVSKAGGFGVLGAVGFTPEQLEIELNWIDEHIGDHPYGVDIVIPNKYEGMDADMSTEELTKMLQDMVPAETLDFGRKLLLDHGVPLNEEDDNSLQLLGWTEATATPQVEIALQHPKVKLIANALGTPPVDMIEKIHAAGRKVAALCGSPKQALKHADADVDIIIAQGGEGGGHCGEVGSIVLWPQVVKAVAPRPVLAAGGIGSGEQIAAALALGTQGAWTGSQWLMVEESENTPVQQAAYINAGSRDTVRSRSFTGKPCRMLRNDWTEAWENPNNPDPLGMPLQYMVSGMAVAATHKHPDESIDVAFNPVGQVVGQFQKVERSAAVIERWVQEYIDATSTLESLANATVGSE encoded by the coding sequence ATGCACACCCCGATCTGCGACGAGCTCGGTATCGAGTTCCCCATCTTCGCCTTCACCCATTGCCGCGACGTGGTGGTCGCCGTCAGCAAGGCGGGTGGATTCGGTGTGCTCGGTGCGGTCGGCTTCACTCCTGAACAGCTCGAGATCGAGCTGAACTGGATCGATGAGCACATCGGAGATCACCCGTACGGTGTCGACATCGTCATCCCCAACAAGTACGAGGGGATGGACGCCGACATGTCGACCGAGGAGCTCACCAAGATGCTCCAGGACATGGTGCCGGCCGAGACGCTCGACTTCGGACGCAAGCTGCTTCTCGATCACGGCGTTCCGCTGAACGAGGAGGACGACAACTCGCTGCAGCTGCTCGGCTGGACCGAGGCGACGGCGACGCCGCAGGTCGAGATCGCGCTACAGCACCCCAAGGTGAAACTGATCGCCAACGCGCTCGGCACCCCGCCGGTCGACATGATCGAGAAGATCCACGCGGCGGGCCGCAAGGTGGCCGCACTGTGTGGTTCCCCAAAGCAGGCACTCAAGCATGCCGACGCCGATGTCGACATCATCATCGCGCAGGGCGGCGAGGGTGGCGGCCACTGTGGCGAGGTGGGCTCGATCGTGTTGTGGCCGCAGGTCGTCAAGGCCGTCGCACCGCGTCCGGTGTTGGCTGCCGGTGGCATCGGCAGCGGTGAGCAGATCGCCGCCGCCCTCGCGCTCGGCACCCAGGGGGCGTGGACCGGGTCGCAGTGGCTGATGGTCGAGGAGTCCGAGAACACTCCGGTCCAGCAGGCCGCCTACATCAACGCCGGCAGCCGCGACACCGTGCGCAGCCGGTCGTTCACCGGAAAGCCGTGCCGGATGCTGCGCAACGACTGGACCGAGGCCTGGGAGAACCCGAACAATCCGGATCCGCTGGGAATGCCGTTGCAGTACATGGTGTCCGGCATGGCGGTCGCCGCGACCCACAAGCATCCCGACGAGAGCATCGACGTCGCCTTCAACCCGGTCGGCCAGGTCGTCGGGCAGTTCCAGAAGGTGGAGCGCTCCGCCGCGGTCATCGAGCGCTGGGTGCAGGAGTACATCGACGCGACCAGCACTCTGGAGAGTCTGGCCAACGCGACGGTCGGATCAGAGTAG
- a CDS encoding SDR family oxidoreductase, producing MDMKNKSVLITGGGSGIGAGVAAVLVECGARVTVVGRTEERLREVAERLNALSGGDGPVLAHAADVTDEDQIAAAVAAAAAHGDGLHGVVACAGGSETIGPITQMDSDAWKRTVDLNVNGTMFTLKHSARELVRAGGGSFVAISSIAASNTHRWFGAYGVTKSAVDHLVALAADELGASSVRVNGIRPGLIRTDLVTAILDDAALSEDYRINTPIPRIGEVDDIGQLAAFLLSDLSGFITGQVINVDGGQMLRRGPDFSSMLEPLFGNDGLRGVVGT from the coding sequence ATGGATATGAAGAACAAATCGGTCCTGATCACCGGCGGCGGCAGTGGCATCGGCGCCGGCGTCGCGGCGGTGTTGGTCGAATGTGGCGCCAGGGTGACCGTGGTCGGGCGTACCGAGGAGCGCCTCCGTGAGGTCGCCGAGCGCCTCAACGCGCTGTCGGGAGGCGACGGCCCGGTGCTCGCGCATGCCGCCGACGTCACCGACGAGGACCAGATCGCGGCCGCGGTGGCCGCCGCAGCCGCGCACGGCGACGGGTTGCACGGCGTCGTCGCGTGCGCGGGTGGCAGCGAGACCATCGGCCCGATCACCCAGATGGACTCGGACGCATGGAAGCGCACCGTCGACCTCAACGTCAACGGAACCATGTTCACGCTCAAGCACTCTGCGCGCGAACTGGTCCGGGCGGGCGGTGGTTCCTTTGTCGCGATCTCGTCCATCGCCGCGAGCAACACCCACCGCTGGTTCGGCGCCTATGGCGTGACGAAATCGGCCGTGGACCATCTGGTCGCGCTCGCTGCGGACGAACTCGGCGCAAGTAGTGTGCGCGTCAACGGAATCCGACCGGGACTGATCCGCACTGATCTGGTGACCGCGATCCTCGACGATGCGGCGTTGAGCGAGGACTACCGGATCAACACGCCGATTCCGCGTATCGGCGAGGTCGACGACATCGGCCAGTTGGCGGCCTTCCTGCTGAGCGATCTGTCGGGCTTCATCACCGGGCAGGTGATCAACGTCGACGGCGGTCAGATGCTCCGGCGCGGACCGGATTTCAGCTCGATGCTGGAGCCGCTGTTCGGGAACGACGGACTGCGTGGGGTGGTGGGGACCTAG
- a CDS encoding globin domain-containing protein — translation MNRELLLEGLALSADDDAGLTTAFYERLFDDHPEVRDLFSADMRAQASMLQEALVAVLDHLDDPAWLQAHLGSLGARHAGYGVTPQMFGLVASTLVATMAERAGSQWTTPMTEAWEEALSAVAGLMLAGYPENAR, via the coding sequence ATGAACCGAGAACTGCTTCTCGAAGGCCTGGCGCTCTCTGCCGACGACGATGCCGGGCTGACCACCGCCTTCTACGAGCGGCTCTTCGACGATCATCCAGAGGTTCGCGATCTGTTCAGCGCCGACATGCGGGCGCAGGCCTCGATGCTCCAGGAGGCGCTGGTGGCGGTCCTCGACCACCTCGATGATCCGGCTTGGCTGCAGGCGCATCTCGGCTCGCTCGGTGCACGCCACGCCGGATACGGCGTCACGCCGCAGATGTTCGGGCTCGTGGCCTCAACCCTCGTGGCCACGATGGCCGAACGCGCCGGGAGCCAGTGGACCACTCCGATGACCGAGGCGTGGGAGGAGGCGCTCTCGGCTGTGGCCGGCCTGATGCTCGCCGGGTACCCCGAGAACGCGCGATAG
- a CDS encoding Cof-type HAD-IIB family hydrolase: MSTPIPPVPDDVRLVVTDMDGTLLDAAKRIPDSLWPLLDDLGRRGIVFSPASGRQAATLIHQLGHAVPGLVVIAENGSVVARDGEVLNVVHLDMAAVKAVLARARGLAAEGSADIGVVLCAPDRAYIERSDDAFLEQVSPYYYAHEVVDDLSRVDADFVKVAVYDFGGIETVTAPEIMAIDGAMEVVVSGEHWLDVMAPGVDKAVAVRAVQQRLGISPAQTMVFGDYLNDLAMLDTADWSYAMANAHPRILAAARHLAPSNEEDGVVRTVRAALGSPDMS; encoded by the coding sequence ATGAGCACCCCGATCCCACCCGTCCCCGACGACGTCCGGCTGGTTGTCACCGACATGGACGGCACCCTGCTGGACGCAGCCAAACGCATCCCGGACTCGCTCTGGCCATTGCTCGACGACCTCGGTCGTCGGGGGATCGTCTTCAGTCCGGCGAGCGGTCGTCAGGCGGCGACGTTGATTCACCAATTGGGTCATGCGGTTCCCGGTTTGGTGGTCATCGCCGAGAACGGTTCGGTGGTCGCGCGTGACGGAGAGGTGCTGAACGTCGTGCACCTCGACATGGCTGCCGTCAAGGCGGTGCTCGCGCGTGCACGCGGTCTCGCAGCGGAGGGCTCGGCGGATATCGGTGTGGTCCTGTGCGCACCCGATCGCGCATACATCGAGCGCTCGGATGACGCCTTCCTCGAGCAGGTCAGTCCGTACTACTACGCGCACGAGGTGGTCGACGATCTCAGCCGTGTGGACGCCGACTTCGTCAAGGTCGCGGTCTACGACTTCGGCGGGATCGAGACCGTGACCGCCCCAGAGATCATGGCGATCGACGGTGCGATGGAGGTCGTGGTCTCGGGTGAGCACTGGCTCGATGTCATGGCGCCCGGCGTGGACAAGGCCGTCGCCGTCCGTGCGGTCCAGCAACGTCTCGGCATATCACCCGCGCAGACAATGGTTTTCGGCGACTATCTCAACGATCTCGCCATGCTCGACACCGCCGACTGGTCGTACGCGATGGCAAACGCTCATCCCCGTATCCTCGCCGCGGCACGCCACCTGGCGCCGTCGAACGAGGAAGACGGTGTCGTGCGTACAGTCCGTGCGGCGCTGGGGTCACCTGACATGAGTTGA
- a CDS encoding MarR family winged helix-turn-helix transcriptional regulator translates to MADAVSAEKLFSELYEAAGAGRRLGEGIAARAGQTQARWQTLWTIGAGPMTVPQIARRLGVSRQHILRLTNSLADEGLIEQVVNPDHKTSPLLKLTPAGRDVLDLINHGAKDSNELLLQQLSGSDVDQLRTLLQRFTQIVKSMS, encoded by the coding sequence ATGGCGGATGCGGTCAGTGCGGAGAAGTTGTTCTCGGAACTCTACGAAGCCGCTGGTGCCGGTCGTCGACTCGGCGAAGGGATCGCCGCGCGAGCCGGCCAGACCCAGGCGCGTTGGCAGACCCTGTGGACGATCGGTGCGGGACCGATGACCGTTCCGCAGATCGCTCGCCGGCTCGGGGTCAGCCGCCAGCACATCCTCCGTCTCACGAACTCGCTCGCCGATGAAGGTCTGATCGAGCAGGTCGTCAACCCCGACCACAAGACGTCCCCACTTCTCAAGCTCACGCCTGCCGGGCGAGACGTTCTCGACTTGATCAACCACGGTGCGAAGGACTCCAACGAACTACTGCTGCAACAGCTCTCTGGCTCCGACGTGGATCAACTCAGGACGTTGCTGCAGCGATTCACCCAGATCGTGAAGTCCATGAGCTGA
- a CDS encoding DUF1398 family protein — MTSIIDTVTTATARGAAVRPVIGGFPYLAEAMRQAGITMNYFDVPSQSMVFVTDDGDVLQPGSLLHSEPTIMPPFDEAGLITALRADQQGRSTFPEFVRATFCAGVVRYEVDLIARTCTYVGARGERYVENYPAVELPPPESTSAGVERLYG; from the coding sequence ATGACATCCATCATCGACACGGTCACGACAGCCACGGCCCGTGGTGCGGCAGTGCGTCCCGTGATCGGCGGATTTCCGTACCTTGCCGAGGCCATGCGTCAGGCCGGGATCACCATGAACTACTTCGACGTGCCCTCGCAGTCGATGGTCTTCGTCACCGACGACGGGGACGTGCTCCAGCCGGGAAGCCTGCTCCATTCCGAACCGACCATCATGCCGCCGTTCGACGAAGCGGGACTGATCACCGCGCTGCGGGCGGACCAGCAGGGACGAAGCACCTTCCCGGAATTCGTTCGAGCCACCTTTTGCGCCGGAGTCGTCCGCTATGAGGTGGATCTGATCGCGCGCACCTGCACCTACGTCGGGGCCCGCGGCGAGCGGTATGTCGAGAACTACCCCGCAGTCGAGCTTCCACCCCCCGAGTCGACATCCGCGGGGGTCGAGCGTCTCTACGGATGA
- a CDS encoding nitroreductase, giving the protein MQYDEVILGRRSIRGFTPDPVPRELIEEILTLAMRAPSSMNTQPWNFHVITGEPLDRIRAGNTERNLAGVPHSREFRTGAEKFTGTHRDRQVRVAKQLFGAMGIARDDVDMRQDWVLRGFRQFDAPVCVIVTYDRILDGSDDTPFDCGAVSTALVNAAWSRGLGAVINSQGIMQSPVVREHASIPDDQVIMKSIALGWPDETFPANTVVSERKSIAEAATFVGFDR; this is encoded by the coding sequence GTGCAGTACGACGAAGTGATTCTGGGGCGTAGGAGCATCCGCGGGTTCACGCCCGACCCCGTCCCCCGAGAGCTGATCGAGGAAATCCTCACCCTCGCCATGCGGGCACCGTCGTCGATGAACACTCAGCCGTGGAACTTCCACGTGATAACCGGCGAACCGCTGGATCGCATCCGCGCGGGAAACACCGAGCGCAACCTCGCCGGTGTGCCCCATTCGCGAGAGTTCCGGACAGGCGCGGAGAAGTTCACCGGCACCCATCGTGACCGCCAGGTCCGGGTCGCCAAGCAGCTGTTCGGCGCGATGGGCATCGCCCGTGACGATGTGGACATGCGGCAGGACTGGGTGCTGCGTGGATTTCGTCAGTTCGACGCCCCCGTATGCGTCATCGTGACCTACGACCGCATTCTGGATGGTAGCGACGACACCCCGTTCGACTGTGGTGCTGTCTCGACTGCGCTGGTCAACGCCGCCTGGTCGCGGGGCCTGGGCGCGGTGATCAACAGCCAGGGCATCATGCAGTCGCCCGTGGTCAGAGAGCATGCGAGCATTCCGGACGATCAGGTGATCATGAAGAGCATCGCGCTGGGCTGGCCGGACGAGACTTTTCCGGCCAATACCGTGGTCTCCGAACGCAAGTCGATCGCTGAGGCCGCCACGTTCGTGGGTTTCGATCGATAG
- a CDS encoding SRPBCC family protein: protein MLTAELRMAATPSTVWSIITDTTMWPQWGPTVSVAQVDGDAPLAAGVQGTVTTTVGVRLPFEITEFVDGRVWAWTVAGVPATRHEVRPVRGGTVLSFGAPMWAAGYLPVLALALPRIEQIARGDGRSRAARNRIGRR from the coding sequence ATGCTCACGGCCGAATTGCGCATGGCGGCAACGCCGTCCACGGTCTGGTCGATCATCACCGACACCACGATGTGGCCGCAATGGGGACCCACGGTCTCCGTCGCACAGGTCGACGGCGACGCCCCACTGGCCGCCGGCGTCCAGGGAACCGTCACGACCACCGTGGGCGTCCGCCTGCCGTTCGAGATCACCGAGTTCGTCGACGGACGCGTCTGGGCGTGGACGGTGGCGGGTGTACCCGCGACGCGTCACGAGGTGAGGCCGGTCCGAGGCGGAACGGTGCTCAGTTTCGGAGCACCGATGTGGGCGGCCGGATACCTGCCGGTGCTGGCGCTCGCACTCCCGCGCATCGAACAGATCGCGCGAGGTGACGGTCGGTCACGGGCTGCCCGCAACCGAATCGGCCGACGGTAG